The DNA sequence TATCAAGGCCAATCTCAGCAACGCGCTGAAGATGCCTCAGGTAGGTGACGGGAATCATAGTGAAGGGCTTCGATCTGCTGTGATGGTAGAGGTCGTTCACTGTGCATAGGGTAGTCATCGTGTTTTTCCTAGGTATAAAAAAACCCGCCTAGTGGCGGGTTTATTTGGCGTACTACCGATTTGGCGGCGCCGATCTATGTGAGGTGGTGGTGGACCTGTCTCTGGCGGAGCGGACGCGTAGCCCGCTGATAGGCGAGGCAGGCCAATCGTGGTTGGTGCTAATCTGCTGTTGGCCAACTCGCTGCAAGCGAAGCCATCCGGCTTGTCGTATGCATACGACAAATCCGAAGGAACCCGATCAGGCACGTGAAGGAGGTTCGAAACTATCGCAAACTTGTCGTATGCATACGACAAATCCTGAGCGACTAAGGTGAACACGGCTGGCTCGTCGAAGCGACCGACCTTTTTGTCGTATGCATACGACAAAACCGACCTGCTAAGATTGATCGCCTCGACTAGGTCCGAAGCGCTGTTGATCTTGCCATATGCATACGACAAATGAAGAGCGGCTAGGGTGAAAATGGCCGGGTTGCCGAAGCGACGGACCGGTTTGTCGTATGCATACGACATGATCGAGCCACCCAGATCAGGCACGCGGCGCTGGTCCGTGGCACTGGCCCTCCTGTCGGATGCATACGACAAAGCTGGAGGTACCGGAACGAGCGCAAGGGGCAGGATCGAGGCCATGAGCAGGCTGTCGTATACACATGATAACTTAGGACAAGCTGAACCAGGCCTTGCTGGAAAGCGATGCTGCGGGGCGAAGCTGTCGTATGCATACGGCTGACTGTTCAGGTCTGGCTTAATCAAGTGAAGATGACTAAGGAAAAAATCGGTTTTGTCGTATGCATACGACAAATTCACAGAGGATGGAGCGAAAGGATTGGTCGCCGCGCTTGAGCCAGCGAGAGGCGCGATGAACGCCTGGTGCTTCAGCGGGAGAGGGCAGAGTGTGGATGTAAGCCGCCCAGTCGCTGAGCGTTTATTCACAGCGCCTGCTGCTGCCCATTCAGCATTGAACCAGCGGTGGACGACGCAACTTATCGGCAAGCTATAAGCACGAAAGGCGAGCAACCTAAAAGGTGCTCGCCCACGTGCAGCGCCGTCCGACGGTCTAGTCTTCACTGACGCCAGCATCTCCTTGTTGCTCGAGCAAAGCAGCAAACCGCTTCGACAACTCATCCAGAGATAGGTCGCTGTTGAGCTTTGAAGACAGAGTAATCTGCACCGACCCCCGCTCCGTGCGACGGATGCTGCCCAACTTCTCACCGCCTTTACCTATGACCTCGATCGCACTGGCGGCGCCTGCAGAACCTTGGTTACTGCGGACTACCCGCTGCAGAACCTTATCGCTCATGGCACCCGAGCTGATCCGTGGGGCCAGCTCTATAAGAGTGCGCTTGTAGCGCTCCCCGTGATTCTCGTCGTTAACCAGAGCCACGATGGCTTTAGCGGTCAAGACACTGACCTTACCCATAGGTCCGATCGCATCGATCAGCTCGCGCGGAATCCGGAAGAAGGTCAGCAGGTTGTTAAGCGTTTGCCGTTGCAGGCCAAGCTCCGCAGCCAGCGACGTCTGATTCTTGTAGACGCCCTGGTCCAGGGCTCGCTGATATGACTTCGCCTTGGCCCAGCTCGACAGATTCGCGCGGTTGTTGTTCTCGTGCTCCATGGCGGCAAAGGCGGACTTGTCGTCAAAGTCCTTCACCACGCACGAGAAGGGGCGTTCGAGATCCTTTGCTACCAGCCAACGTCTTAGGCCGTAGATCAGCTCGTATTGACCTGGCTTCGCAGGATGAGGGCGAACAAGCCCGGGGACGGACTGGCCTGCCGCGCGGATCGCCTGGGTGAGCTGGTCAAGATCGCCCATCTCGTCCTCGGGGCGATCAGCGAAAGACCACGGTTCTATAAGAGACGGATCGATCTGCTGGATGAGGTTTCCCTGCCCTTCGCCATCCGAGCTTTTCTTTTGCTGCGGCGCCTTGGGTTTTTCGGGAAACCGCGCAAGCAGACTGTCACCACCTACGCTCTGAGCTTCAGGGTGAACACGTCGAGGGCCTGCGGCAGCCTGCTTTTGTTTTTCTTCAACAAGCTGGGCGGTGAACAGTCCTGCTACACCGGGCGCTCGAGGCATGTCACTCACTTATCTCTCCCCGCAGCTTGCGCCTGCTGTGCCCAGATAGTTTTCAGATCTTTAAGAATTTCATCGTTGACGCCATCGAGAATTTCGACAGCGCGGCGATAAGAGTCGCGAGTGGATCTCGACGGAACTTGGTCGTACACAGAAGAAAGTTCGGCGTTGGCGCGCTCAATCGCTGCCGTAAGATTGACTACGTTACTCAACACGTAGTCACCATAAAGATGGCGAATACGCTGTTCTATCTTCATCGCCGCTTGAAACTTGGGTCCTGGATGACGGGTGATCATCAGGCGCAAGTAATCAAATTCCTTCTCCGCCGCCTCAAACAGGCTGGCCAGAGCGGAGCAAAGCATCACGAAGGACGCGTAATCATAGGTTCCAGGCGGGATCGGCACAATAAGGCCATTTGCCGCCATCATGGCGTTCAGCGATACGCTCGCCATGTTAGGACCGCAGTCGAGAAGGATGAGGTCATATTCGTCTCTGACAACATCGACCGCGTTACGCAGGCGGAACACCGGGCTGCCTAGATTTTCCGAGTTGTTCATCTCGGGATTAGGCAATTGGATATCCAGCTCCTGCAAACTTAAGTTCGCCGGTATCAGATGAATACCTGGGAAGTAGGATTCGAAAGTGCAGCGCCGAATTGCCTGGGGATCCAACAACAGCGCCTGGTTGATGATATCTTCGCTGCTGAGCTCAATATCCGGGATATATGGGCCGAGGTTGACGGTGCTAGATGCTTGCGGGTCAAGATCGACCACTAGCACTCTAAGGCCTTCGATAGCTGCCTTCTGGGCCAGGTGAACGACAGTGGTGGTCTTGGCGACGCCGCCCTTGAAGTTCGATACGGCGATGATCATCGAGCTGGAGCCGGCGGGTCGGAGGTAGCGTGAGCCGAACCGATCGCGGTAGCGGTTGATGTCGTCCAGGGTAAACGACCACTTACCGCGTTCGTCTTTCGGGATCGGCTTGGCAGACAAATCGCCTGCCTCGAAGGCCGCCACGATTTCAGCCTCGGCTGCGCGTATCGTATTGGGCGACTTGTCGATCAGCTGAGCGGCTTCGGCCAGGGACCAAGTACGGGCACGTTTCTGCTCGTCCGGCTTGATGACGTCGGTGCGCAGCATGGCTAGCTCCGCGTTTCCCTTCTCGGAGAAACTTCGAAGCAAAGCGCCAGCGTTTTTTGCGCCCAACTGACTCGGTACGTGCTCGAACAGCTTATTCATCCCACACTCCGATTTGAATGGTCAACGGCGTAATAATGCTCTTTGAGCGTTCAAACCGCAATAGTGCATTCAGCATCTTTTGCGGGGTGCGGACGGCCGTGCTCTCGTTTTGACAAGGAAGGACGAGCCGCGCGCGGTTGTATAGAGATCATCCCTTTCCAGCCGCAAAATGCTATCAAACGGGCGGAGTGCAGTCTCAGCTATCGAATTGGAGGGGAATATCAATGCCTTAGGGGGCAGGTTCACTCAGGAGCAGAAGGCGGCCACGAGCGGCGGTAGGCTAGCTGCCGTGGCCACCTTCGGTGGCGGCACCGCCGGCGGCCATCTTCTTGCGGTTGGGTCGCTTATACGCAGGATTTGGTGCTTCAGGCGCGGCTCTCTCAGCTTGCTGTAGTGCAGGCCGTGCCTCAGGCCAATTGGCCGGTCGCTATCGGTGCCCAGATCAGCCAGTAGCGCCTCGCTCAGAGGCTTTTCGCCCTGCAGCTTTGGAATGTCGCGCCGTTTGCGGTCGCGGTACACCAGATCATCAGGGATCCCGAACCGGTGAGCCAGCTCGGCGTCCGGGGACAGACCGTGCACCCGCGGCGCTCGCTTCACCGGGGCCAGGCCCTGGCGCAGGCGCATCAGGTAGACTGCACGCCGGCTGATGATCGCGGAAGCGGCCAAAACTATCGACGATTCTGATGCGTTGTAGCTGGAAGGTTCAAGAGCGAGCTATCACCTTTTGTTTTTCCGGCAAAGGTGCGAACCAGTTTTCATCGGCGACTGCCTGGCTGATTCGCGCTACCCTTTCTTGGGTGAGCGTCTTTTTGCTAGTAGTGACCGGTAGATACGGATCGTTTACAAGGAATTGTCCTATAGGGGTCATCTGCATAAGCATGGCGTTGAATCCAGTCATCGCATGTGTAGCCAGGGGCAAATTTTTTACCCAGCACTGAAGGTCGGCCAGCCCGGGTGCCGGAGTATCCTGACCGGGTGGGCGAGGTAATGCCCCCGGCGGCGCCGATAACTCAATACACCCGTTTATATATTTTTATCAAATATGAACGAACTTGATTTGAAGGGATACGATTTCCACCAAGCCCATACGGATGTCTTGCAATAGGGAATACCGCTATTCAAGCACCCCAATCTGTGTGGCTTTGGCGAATTCGTGCCCTCTAAGGATTCTCCGAACAAGTCCCGGGTATTCGAAAATCGCCTGACCACCTGATCCGAGCCTCCCATGAGCGAGATGAGCTTTTCCGACTTCGAGTACGCCGGCAAGCGCAAGCAAACTCGCCGCGAGCGCTTCCTTGCCGAGATGGATCAGGTCGTGCCCTGGACGGGCCTGCTGGGGCTGATCGAGCCTTTCTACCCCAAGACCGGTGGCGGTCGAAAACCTTATCCACTGGAAACCATGTTGCGCATTCACCTGCTGCAAAATTGGTTGTCCCTGAGTGATCCGGGCATGGAGGAACCGCTCTACGAAATCACGCCCATGCGTCAGTTCGCGCGTCTGACACTGAGCGCGCCGATACCGGAAGACACCACGATCATGAACTTTCGACACCTGCTGGAGAGGCATCAGTTGGCGCCTTAGCTAGAGGTCGCATACCAGGCCAGGGCATTGATTCGTGGATCTTTCATCGACAGATAACCGTGCATAAGGACCACGTATGGATTCAATCATCGTTGTCGAAGACGAAGAGCTGATACTCGAGCCGATGGTCGATATCTTGGAAATATACGGGTACAAGGTCAAAGCTTTCCTCAATGCCGGTTCAGCTTGGGATTATATCGATGGCAACAGCAGCGAGCTCAAGCTGCTGATCACCGACTTGCGCATGCCGGGCGACATCAACGGTGTCGGCCTGGTGCAGCGGGTTCATGAAAAATTTCCCCAGATGCCGATTGTCGTTGCTTCGGGTTACCACAGTGAATCAGACTCGCTGCACATCAACCACGTGTTCTGGCTGCCCAAGCACTTTACCCTCGATGAACTGCACTTGACCTGCCAGCAGCTGGCTCCGCTGAAATGATCTACCTTTTCCAGTGAGCCTCTCATGAGCCTTGCTTGACCACCTATTGCAGGGCTCCTGATGCCTCACCCAACCACCAGCGTCGGCAACCAGTTCACCGGCGACATCACCGGCTGCGATCACAACATCTTTTTTGCCGCAGTCGAGACCACGCGCATGCCGATAACGGTGACCGATACCAATCGTCCCGACTATCCAATCATTTTTGCCAATCAGGCTTTTCTTGAAATGACAGGGTATGGGTCCGAAGAGATCATTGGTCCCAATTGCCGATTTCTGCAGGGGCCGGAAACAGATCTCGCAGTGATCAACCGGGTACGCGAGGGTATAGCTTTGCGCACCCAAGTGGCATCGAAAAGGTGACTTCTCCGACGCTTGCGTAATAGGATCATCCTGCTCTTGCGCTGACGGCGCGAGGGTATCCACATATTTTAAGGTACGACAATCGTCTTAGCGCATGGGCCTAGTTAGCTGGCTTCGCTAGTGGCTTACGGCTCAGCGCATCCACCACATTAAATAGATGAGGTCTGAAGGTAGACACTATCAATGTCATAGCAAAAACCTTTCAAAGGTGTATGAGGCCCGGCCGATAGACTAGGTATGAGCCACACGACTGGTCAATAAAACCGGCTCGGAATCCGGCCTGAAGCGGGACCATAGGAGCAAACGACATGCCTTCAACTCACCTGACCCATGTGCAGCAAGACCTTGAAGCGACCGCACTCCATCTGGAGGCATTGCACCGAATGCTGGAAGGTCATGCCGTTTTCCTGAAGCACAAACCTTGTGGTGACCAAACCGAAGAGCTATTGCTCGTAGAGCGCCGACTGGGCGGATTAGCGGTATCGATCCAGGACCTCAGGGGGGCTGCTCTGAACATTTCACGAGCAGCTTGATTGAGAAAACTGAGCGCGACCGTTTTGTGATGTGTAGGCCACGCGGAGCGGTCCTCACGCTGAGCTGCGACACAACGACGGAACAGGCCGGCCAGAGCTTGGAATAGGTTTTCCCTGGATTAGCCCAATGTCCCAAGGCGATAGTCTTTTACAAGCCGCGCGTATTGAGCGGTCTCGCGTAGTATTCGTTCCTGGATCTGGGGCGGTTGGGATGTGTCACGCTCAAACAACAGCGACCTCAATTTCTTGGCATATGCAGCGCCCTCGGTGAGCATCGTAAGCTTGGACGCCAGTTCCGAGACTAAATCCGCGGGGGTATGAGAGGGTGCGAACCATCCATACCAGCCGTTGAGATTTAGCCCTGCAAAACCGCTTTCCTCAAACGTCGCCAGGTTTGGCCAATCGTCCAGGCGCCGAGAATTAGTTATTGCCACAGCGCGTACACCGGCCTTGGCTAGAATGGGAACGTTGCCGTTCACGGCGAATGCAGCACTGATGGTCTGATTAGCCAGATCCTTGAAAAGCGATGTTGCCGCGCTATAGCCTACGGGCTGTACCGCGACACCGCTTTCACGTGCCAGCATCAAACACAGGAGATGGGCCTGAGAGCCGTATAGGGTGAAGCCCACCTCCCGTAGATCAGGATTCTGGCCAATCCAATCCAGGTAGCCGTGTACAGTGGTGATCTCCAGCGGTACGGCGGCACCTAGGACAAGGGAATACCCATATGTGCCCAAGATCGTCAGCGGGACAAAGTCCTTGATGGGATCGTAGGAGAGAGATTTGTAGGTGCTGGGGAAAAGGACGAACGAATAGGATTGCGCCTGCAGCAATGTCCCCCCGTCCGGGACGGCATCCTTTACCGTCTCGATGGCAGCCAAGCTGTTGCGCGCATCGTTGACGACCAGTGAATAATCAAGGTTGTAATCGTAACGCAGCTGGTCGATAGTCAACTGCGCCAAGCGGGTACCGATCGCTCCGCGAGGCGCACCGAAGATCACAGTCCTGACTTGCGGGGTTTCACCCTGGCCAGACGTCTTAGCCATGATTGCAAGACCAGCCAATCCCAACCCAGTGACTACCGTTCTCCTGAACATACCAATCTCCTAGGGGTTCATCCTCCAGAAACTGTAGTTCAATTGTAGTCACGTGCTTCCAGCTGATTCGCGGTTTTGGCTGCGGCAGTGTGCTGGTATTGCCATCACAACGGCTAGGAATCTGCCCGTACACACGACCCCATCGTCTACTCTGCAGGTCGAGTCAGCTCAATGTCTTGCACAAGCTGAGGAAGGTACTCTTTACGCACCTTGCCTGCGCTGCTTGACCCCTTACGGGCATAGATGTCCGCCACCGAAACTCACAGGCACCGAAATCTGAACTGAAATCCAGGATTCGCATCGGATGCACATAGGTCACTGCCAGGGGTAATGATGTCAAAATTGGTTGATTACCGTCAGCTCGAGTGCCAAGTGGTTCAGCAGAAAGCCTTGCTGGATTCACTTCGGGACAATCCGCAGCTGCAAAAAGAGATCGAATTCGAGGAGCGGCTGAGCGCATTGCTCAATGAGTACGGCAAAAGCCTACAGGACGTGATGGCGCTACTTGATCCAGCAGCAGGCCGTGCTGATCCAGCTTCGGTCAAAGGCAAACGCCGCGCTCGCGTCATCAAGACGTACCGAAACCCACTGACGGGCAAAATCGTGCAAACCAAAAGCGGTAACAACCTCTCGTTGCGTGCCTGGAGAGTCCAGTTCGGCGTCGAAGAAGTGGAA is a window from the Pseudomonas sp. HR96 genome containing:
- a CDS encoding histone-like nucleoid-structuring protein, MvaT/MvaU family, which produces MSKLVDYRQLECQVVQQKALLDSLRDNPQLQKEIEFEERLSALLNEYGKSLQDVMALLDPAAGRADPASVKGKRRARVIKTYRNPLTGKIVQTKSGNNLSLRAWRVQFGVEEVESWVQF
- a CDS encoding AAA family ATPase → MNKLFEHVPSQLGAKNAGALLRSFSEKGNAELAMLRTDVIKPDEQKRARTWSLAEAAQLIDKSPNTIRAAEAEIVAAFEAGDLSAKPIPKDERGKWSFTLDDINRYRDRFGSRYLRPAGSSSMIIAVSNFKGGVAKTTTVVHLAQKAAIEGLRVLVVDLDPQASSTVNLGPYIPDIELSSEDIINQALLLDPQAIRRCTFESYFPGIHLIPANLSLQELDIQLPNPEMNNSENLGSPVFRLRNAVDVVRDEYDLILLDCGPNMASVSLNAMMAANGLIVPIPPGTYDYASFVMLCSALASLFEAAEKEFDYLRLMITRHPGPKFQAAMKIEQRIRHLYGDYVLSNVVNLTAAIERANAELSSVYDQVPSRSTRDSYRRAVEILDGVNDEILKDLKTIWAQQAQAAGRDK
- a CDS encoding tripartite tricarboxylate transporter substrate-binding protein; the protein is MFRRTVVTGLGLAGLAIMAKTSGQGETPQVRTVIFGAPRGAIGTRLAQLTIDQLRYDYNLDYSLVVNDARNSLAAIETVKDAVPDGGTLLQAQSYSFVLFPSTYKSLSYDPIKDFVPLTILGTYGYSLVLGAAVPLEITTVHGYLDWIGQNPDLREVGFTLYGSQAHLLCLMLARESGVAVQPVGYSAATSLFKDLANQTISAAFAVNGNVPILAKAGVRAVAITNSRRLDDWPNLATFEESGFAGLNLNGWYGWFAPSHTPADLVSELASKLTMLTEGAAYAKKLRSLLFERDTSQPPQIQERILRETAQYARLVKDYRLGTLG
- a CDS encoding response regulator; this translates as MDSIIVVEDEELILEPMVDILEIYGYKVKAFLNAGSAWDYIDGNSSELKLLITDLRMPGDINGVGLVQRVHEKFPQMPIVVASGYHSESDSLHINHVFWLPKHFTLDELHLTCQQLAPLK
- a CDS encoding ParB/RepB/Spo0J family partition protein; this translates as MPRAPGVAGLFTAQLVEEKQKQAAAGPRRVHPEAQSVGGDSLLARFPEKPKAPQQKKSSDGEGQGNLIQQIDPSLIEPWSFADRPEDEMGDLDQLTQAIRAAGQSVPGLVRPHPAKPGQYELIYGLRRWLVAKDLERPFSCVVKDFDDKSAFAAMEHENNNRANLSSWAKAKSYQRALDQGVYKNQTSLAAELGLQRQTLNNLLTFFRIPRELIDAIGPMGKVSVLTAKAIVALVNDENHGERYKRTLIELAPRISSGAMSDKVLQRVVRSNQGSAGAASAIEVIGKGGEKLGSIRRTERGSVQITLSSKLNSDLSLDELSKRFAALLEQQGDAGVSED